Proteins from one Aureimonas sp. SA4125 genomic window:
- a CDS encoding DUF29 domain-containing protein has protein sequence MSRPLGLSPESSALPRAGADYAEDYFAWTQDQVAALKAGRHDRLDLENLAEEVGDLGRSVKREIASRLNVLLVHLLKWRFQPAFRSSSWTGTITEQRGQILDDLDESPSLRPYPAARLGREYAVARLKAAGETGMPEAAFPPDCPFALADILDRNFFPEAEA, from the coding sequence GTGTCCCGTCCGCTTGGTCTCTCCCCGGAATCCTCGGCGCTGCCGCGCGCCGGGGCGGACTATGCAGAGGACTATTTCGCCTGGACTCAGGATCAGGTCGCAGCTCTCAAGGCCGGTCGGCACGACCGGCTCGATCTGGAAAATCTCGCCGAGGAGGTCGGGGACTTGGGGCGCTCGGTCAAACGCGAGATCGCCTCGCGTCTCAATGTGCTGCTCGTCCATCTCCTGAAATGGCGGTTTCAGCCAGCTTTCCGATCGTCTAGCTGGACGGGCACGATCACCGAGCAACGCGGCCAGATCCTTGACGATCTCGACGAGAGTCCGAGCTTACGGCCCTATCCAGCCGCAAGGCTCGGTCGCGAATACGCGGTGGCGCGTCTGAAGGCGGCCGGCGAGACGGGAATGCCCGAAGCGGCCTTTCCGCCGGACTGCCCTTTCGCTCTCGCCGACATCCTCGACCGGAACTTCTTCCCCGAGGCGGAGGCGTAA
- the ureC gene encoding urease subunit alpha has protein sequence MPARISRSSYAAMFGPTTGDKVRLADTELFIEVEKDLTTYGEEVKFGGGKVIRDGMGQSQKSRAEGAVDTVITNALILDHTGIYKADIGLRDGRIHAIGKAGNPDTQPGVTIVVGPGTEAIAGEGKIVTAGGFDSHIHFICPQQIEEAMYSGITTMLGGGTGPAHGTLATTCTPGPWHLARMLQAVDGLPMNIGFSGKGNASLPAALEEMVLGGACALKLHEDWGTTPAAIDCCLSVADAHDVQVMIHTDTLNESGFVEDTVGAFRGRTIHAFHTEGAGGGHAPDIIKVCGLPNVIPSSTNPTRPYTINTLEEHLDMLMVCHHLDASIPEDIAFAESRIRKETIAAEDILHDLGAFSIIASDSQAMGRVGEVIIRTWQTADKMKRQRGSLAGETGDNDNLRVRRYVAKYTINPAIAQGMSREIGSVEVGKRADLVVWDPAFFCVKPSLVLLGGMIVAAPMGDPNASIPTPQPVHYRPMFGNFGKAPGAIGATFVSKAALDDGLRARLGCDKTFLAVENTRGGISKASMILNDAVPHIEVNPETYEVRADGELLTCEPATVLPMAQRYFMF, from the coding sequence ATGCCTGCCAGAATTTCCCGCTCCTCCTATGCCGCGATGTTCGGTCCGACGACCGGCGACAAGGTGCGTCTTGCCGATACCGAGCTGTTCATCGAGGTGGAGAAAGATCTCACCACCTATGGCGAGGAGGTGAAGTTCGGCGGCGGCAAGGTGATCCGCGACGGCATGGGCCAGTCGCAGAAGAGCCGGGCCGAGGGCGCCGTCGACACGGTGATCACCAACGCCCTGATCCTCGACCACACCGGCATCTACAAGGCCGACATCGGCCTGCGCGACGGCCGCATCCACGCCATCGGCAAGGCCGGCAATCCCGATACGCAGCCGGGCGTCACCATCGTCGTCGGCCCCGGCACCGAGGCGATCGCCGGCGAGGGCAAGATCGTCACCGCCGGCGGCTTCGACAGCCATATCCACTTCATCTGCCCGCAGCAGATCGAGGAGGCGATGTATTCGGGCATCACCACCATGCTCGGCGGCGGCACCGGGCCGGCACACGGCACGCTCGCGACCACCTGCACGCCCGGTCCCTGGCATCTCGCCCGCATGCTGCAGGCGGTCGACGGCCTGCCGATGAACATCGGCTTTTCCGGCAAGGGCAATGCCTCGCTGCCGGCGGCCCTCGAGGAAATGGTGCTCGGCGGCGCCTGCGCCCTGAAGCTGCACGAGGACTGGGGCACGACGCCGGCGGCGATCGACTGCTGCCTGTCGGTCGCCGACGCCCACGACGTGCAGGTGATGATCCACACCGACACGCTGAATGAATCGGGCTTCGTCGAGGACACGGTCGGCGCCTTCCGCGGCCGCACCATCCACGCCTTCCACACTGAGGGCGCCGGCGGCGGGCATGCACCCGACATCATCAAGGTGTGCGGCCTGCCGAACGTCATCCCGTCCTCGACCAACCCGACGCGGCCCTACACCATCAACACGCTCGAGGAGCATCTCGACATGCTGATGGTCTGCCACCATCTCGACGCGTCGATCCCCGAGGACATCGCCTTTGCCGAAAGCCGCATCCGCAAGGAGACCATCGCGGCGGAGGATATTCTGCACGACCTTGGCGCCTTTTCCATCATCGCCTCGGACAGCCAGGCCATGGGCCGCGTCGGCGAGGTGATCATCCGCACCTGGCAGACCGCCGACAAGATGAAGCGCCAGCGCGGGAGCCTTGCCGGCGAGACCGGCGACAACGACAATCTGCGGGTCCGCCGCTATGTCGCGAAATACACCATTAACCCGGCGATCGCGCAGGGGATGAGCCGCGAGATCGGCTCGGTCGAGGTCGGCAAGCGCGCCGATCTCGTCGTCTGGGATCCCGCCTTCTTTTGCGTCAAGCCCTCGCTGGTGCTCCTCGGCGGGATGATCGTGGCCGCGCCCATGGGCGACCCGAACGCCTCGATCCCGACGCCGCAGCCGGTGCATTACCGACCGATGTTCGGCAACTTCGGCAAGGCGCCGGGCGCCATCGGCGCCACCTTCGTCTCCAAGGCCGCCCTCGACGACGGGCTGCGCGCGCGCCTTGGCTGCGACAAGACGTTTCTCGCCGTCGAGAACACCCGCGGCGGCATTTCCAAGGCCTCGATGATCCTTAACGATGCCGTGCCGCACATCGAGGTGAACCCGGAGACCTACGAAGTGCGCGCCGACGGCGAGCTTTTGACCTGCGAGCCGGCGACGGTGCTGCCGATGGCGCAGCGCTATTTCATGTTCTAG
- a CDS encoding urease subunit beta — translation MIPGEVIAAEGEIVLNEGSPATTIEVSNTGDRPIQVGSHYHFAETNLALAFDREIARGQRLDIAAGTAVRFEPGQTRAVSLVPLRGERHVYGFNGKVMGAL, via the coding sequence GTGATCCCCGGCGAGGTGATCGCGGCAGAAGGCGAGATCGTCCTGAACGAGGGCTCGCCGGCGACGACGATCGAGGTCTCCAATACCGGTGATCGGCCGATCCAGGTCGGTTCGCACTATCACTTCGCCGAAACAAATCTGGCGCTGGCCTTCGACCGCGAGATCGCGCGGGGGCAGCGTCTCGATATCGCCGCGGGAACCGCGGTGCGCTTCGAGCCGGGACAGACCCGCGCGGTTTCGCTCGTGCCGCTCCGGGGCGAGCGACACGTATACGGCTTCAACGGCAAGGTGATGGGGGCGCTGTAG
- a CDS encoding HupE/UreJ family protein, whose amino-acid sequence MSKRLALAAAALLAGAAPAFAHVGTQAHSSFLSGFAHPLSGLDHILAMVAVGLWAAQLGGRALYAVPAAFVGAMALGFILGASGLALPFVEPAILASVIVLGLVVATAVRVPLLASAGLVGLFALAHGAAHASEIGTAGALSFSLGFVAATALLHGAGIGLGLVAGRGVGQRAGSALSRTLGAGTAIAGVALMIG is encoded by the coding sequence ATGTCGAAACGTTTAGCTCTCGCTGCCGCCGCCCTTCTGGCCGGTGCCGCACCCGCCTTCGCCCATGTCGGCACGCAGGCGCACAGCTCCTTTCTTTCCGGGTTCGCCCATCCGCTATCGGGCCTCGACCATATCCTGGCGATGGTCGCGGTCGGTCTCTGGGCCGCGCAGCTTGGCGGACGGGCGCTCTACGCCGTCCCGGCTGCCTTCGTCGGTGCCATGGCCCTCGGCTTCATCCTCGGCGCTTCCGGCCTCGCGCTTCCTTTCGTCGAGCCGGCGATCCTCGCTTCCGTCATCGTCCTCGGCCTCGTCGTCGCGACCGCCGTCCGCGTGCCGCTTCTGGCGAGCGCCGGGCTCGTCGGTCTGTTCGCGCTGGCGCATGGCGCTGCGCACGCCAGCGAGATCGGCACTGCCGGTGCACTGAGCTTCTCGCTCGGCTTCGTTGCGGCGACAGCGCTGCTGCATGGCGCCGGCATCGGTCTTGGCCTGGTCGCCGGACGTGGTGTCGGCCAGAGGGCTGGATCTGCACTCTCCCGCACGCTCGGCGCCGGCACGGCCATCGCCGGCGTCGCGCTGATGATCGGCTGA
- a CDS encoding urease subunit gamma, with protein sequence MQLTPREKDKLIVAMAAEVARKRLARGVKLNHPEAIALISDYVVEGARDGRSVADLMEAGAHVVTRDQVMEGIAEMIHDVQVEATFPDGTKLVTVHEPIR encoded by the coding sequence ATGCAGTTGACGCCGCGCGAAAAGGACAAGCTGATCGTCGCCATGGCCGCCGAAGTCGCACGCAAGCGGCTGGCGCGCGGCGTCAAGCTGAACCATCCGGAAGCCATCGCGCTGATATCGGACTATGTCGTCGAAGGCGCCCGTGATGGGCGCTCGGTCGCCGATCTGATGGAGGCGGGCGCCCACGTCGTCACGCGCGACCAGGTGATGGAGGGGATCGCCGAGATGATCCACGATGTCCAGGTCGAGGCCACCTTTCCGGACGGCACGAAGCTCGTGACGGTCCACGAGCCGATTCGCTAA
- a CDS encoding urease accessory protein UreD → MAEFRFTAGRSRIARLHQAGCLKLRFPRTPGPAAEAILINSSGGLTGGDRLAVDISVGSGASLSLTTQACERVYRASRGEARIETGVTVAAEADFLYLPQETILFDGGALARRLDVDCAASSRVLLVESVVLGRTLMGETVVEGKLSDRWRVRRDGRLVFAEQLLLDGPVEAIAAAAAGLGGAKAFATVMAQLPDGEALLGALRDIIGPDGGASAFDGLVVARLVAGSGFLLRKRLVPVLATLAKAPLPLVWSL, encoded by the coding sequence ATGGCGGAGTTTCGCTTCACGGCAGGCCGCTCGCGAATCGCCCGGCTGCATCAGGCCGGCTGCCTGAAGCTGCGCTTTCCCCGCACGCCAGGTCCCGCGGCGGAGGCGATATTGATCAATTCCTCCGGCGGCCTCACCGGTGGCGACAGGCTCGCCGTCGACATTTCCGTTGGCTCGGGCGCGAGCCTCAGCCTGACGACACAGGCCTGCGAGCGCGTCTACCGCGCGTCGAGAGGCGAGGCGCGGATCGAGACCGGCGTCACTGTCGCCGCCGAGGCGGACTTCCTCTATCTCCCGCAGGAGACGATCCTCTTCGACGGCGGCGCGCTGGCACGTCGGCTGGATGTCGATTGCGCCGCGTCGAGCCGGGTGCTGCTCGTCGAGAGCGTCGTCCTCGGCCGCACGCTCATGGGCGAAACGGTGGTGGAGGGAAAGCTGTCCGACCGCTGGCGCGTGCGCCGCGACGGGCGCCTCGTCTTCGCCGAGCAACTGCTGCTGGACGGGCCGGTCGAGGCGATCGCCGCGGCGGCAGCCGGGCTTGGCGGCGCCAAGGCGTTTGCCACCGTCATGGCGCAGCTGCCGGACGGCGAGGCACTCCTCGGGGCCCTTCGCGACATCATCGGCCCCGATGGCGGCGCCAGCGCCTTCGACGGTCTCGTCGTCGCGCGGCTCGTTGCCGGCAGCGGATTTCTCCTGCGCAAGCGTCTCGTTCCCGTGCTCGCCACGCTGGCAAAGGCACCGCTTCCGCTTGTATGGTCGCTTTGA
- the urtE gene encoding urea ABC transporter ATP-binding subunit UrtE produces MLNVSNVDLYYGAAQALRGVSMQAKKGEITCVLGRNGVGKTSLLRAVVGQQPIRSGEIALDGHPLGREAPYTRARRGIGFVPQGREIFPLLTVKENLQTGFAPLKRGEKVIPDHVFEMFPVLKSMLGRRGGDLSGGQQQQLAIGRALVTRPTLLVLDEPTEGIQPSIIKDIGRAIRYLKEQSGLAILLVEQYLDFCQELADKVYIMDRGEIVFEGVAEDLSRPEVRKHLTV; encoded by the coding sequence ATGCTGAACGTCTCCAATGTCGACCTCTATTACGGCGCGGCGCAGGCGCTGCGGGGCGTGTCGATGCAGGCGAAGAAGGGCGAGATCACCTGCGTTCTCGGGCGCAATGGCGTCGGCAAGACGAGCCTTTTGCGTGCCGTCGTCGGCCAGCAGCCGATCCGGTCCGGCGAGATCGCGCTCGACGGCCATCCGCTCGGTCGCGAGGCGCCCTATACCCGGGCGCGGCGCGGCATCGGCTTCGTGCCGCAGGGGCGCGAGATCTTTCCGCTCCTGACGGTGAAGGAAAATCTGCAGACCGGCTTCGCGCCGCTGAAACGCGGCGAGAAGGTGATCCCCGACCACGTCTTCGAAATGTTTCCGGTGCTCAAGTCGATGCTCGGGCGGCGCGGGGGCGATCTTTCGGGCGGGCAGCAGCAGCAGCTCGCCATCGGCCGGGCGCTGGTGACGCGGCCGACCCTCCTCGTCCTCGACGAGCCGACCGAGGGAATCCAGCCTTCGATCATCAAGGACATCGGGCGCGCCATCCGCTATCTGAAGGAGCAGTCGGGCCTCGCCATTCTCCTCGTCGAGCAGTATCTCGACTTCTGTCAGGAACTCGCCGACAAGGTCTACATCATGGATCGCGGCGAGATCGTCTTCGAGGGCGTGGCCGAGGATCTCAGTCGCCCGGAGGTTCGCAAGCATCTCACCGTCTGA
- the urtD gene encoding urea ABC transporter ATP-binding protein UrtD translates to MAARNAPSDVTARRETLLYLDGVSKTFDGFKAINGLSLVVARGEMRAIIGPNGAGKTTMMDIITGKTRPDKGDVYFKGDIDLTQHDEADIASMGIGRKFQKPTVFDSHTIEDNLRLAMAGPRGVLATLFHRNTAAEAAGIEDILTTTRLGDKRKTLAADLSHGQKQWLEIGMLLAQDPELLLVDEPVAGMTDAETEETARLLKDIAKTRSVVVVEHDMHFVRALGVKVTCLHEGSVLAEGTLDAVSADPRVVEVYLGR, encoded by the coding sequence CTGGCAGCCAGGAACGCGCCGAGCGACGTTACGGCGCGGCGCGAGACGCTGCTCTACCTCGACGGCGTGTCGAAGACCTTCGACGGCTTCAAGGCGATCAACGGCCTGTCGCTCGTCGTCGCCCGGGGCGAGATGCGGGCGATCATCGGCCCCAACGGCGCTGGGAAGACGACGATGATGGACATCATCACCGGCAAGACCCGGCCCGACAAGGGCGACGTCTACTTCAAAGGCGACATCGACCTCACCCAGCACGACGAGGCGGACATCGCCTCGATGGGCATCGGGCGAAAATTCCAGAAGCCGACCGTCTTCGACAGCCACACCATCGAGGACAATCTGCGTCTCGCCATGGCCGGCCCGCGCGGCGTGCTCGCGACGCTGTTCCACCGCAACACGGCGGCCGAGGCGGCCGGGATCGAGGACATCCTGACGACGACGCGCCTTGGCGACAAGCGCAAGACGCTCGCGGCCGATCTCAGCCATGGCCAGAAGCAGTGGCTGGAGATCGGCATGCTCCTGGCGCAGGACCCCGAGCTCCTCCTTGTCGACGAGCCTGTCGCCGGCATGACCGACGCCGAGACCGAGGAGACCGCGCGCCTCTTGAAGGACATCGCGAAAACCCGCTCGGTCGTCGTCGTCGAGCACGACATGCATTTCGTCCGGGCGCTCGGTGTGAAGGTCACCTGCCTGCACGAGGGCTCGGTGCTGGCCGAAGGCACGCTCGACGCCGTCAGCGCCGATCCGCGGGTGGTCGAAGTGTATCTCGGGCGATGA
- the urtC gene encoding urea ABC transporter permease subunit UrtC → MIFARFLGARVWFIVLALVAAAILVPLANQWLPQDSALHIPSYAVPLIGKYLCYALLALSLDLVWGYVGILSLGHGAFFALGGYAMGMYLMRQIGTRGVYGNPVLPDFMVFLNWKELPWFWHGFDQFWFAALMVFLVPGVLAFVFGYFAFRSRVTGVYLSIITQALTYALLLAFFRNDMGFGGNNGLTDFKEILGYSVQADSTRLGLFVASCAALGLGVVLVGAITRSKLGKLMLAVRDAESRTRFLGWRAEHVKLFAFTVSAMMAGLAGALYVPQVGIINPGEFAPVNSIEVVVWAAVGGRGTLLGPVVGALLVNAGKSYFTAAAPEFWLFVLGSLFVFVTLFLPRGIVGTFDAGWGSMRARRLSKSAEKGIGDSRAATMAGDAAPSAAE, encoded by the coding sequence ATGATTTTCGCCAGATTCCTTGGGGCGCGCGTCTGGTTCATCGTTCTGGCGCTGGTCGCCGCCGCGATCCTGGTGCCCCTCGCCAATCAGTGGCTGCCGCAGGATAGCGCCCTGCACATTCCCTCCTATGCCGTGCCGCTGATCGGCAAGTATCTCTGTTACGCGCTGCTGGCCCTCTCGCTCGATCTCGTCTGGGGTTATGTCGGCATTCTGAGCCTTGGCCACGGCGCCTTCTTCGCGCTCGGCGGCTATGCCATGGGCATGTATCTGATGCGTCAGATCGGCACGCGCGGCGTCTACGGCAATCCGGTGCTGCCGGACTTCATGGTCTTCCTGAACTGGAAGGAGTTGCCGTGGTTCTGGCACGGCTTCGACCAATTCTGGTTCGCCGCCTTGATGGTCTTCCTGGTGCCGGGGGTGCTGGCCTTCGTCTTCGGCTATTTCGCCTTCCGCAGCAGGGTCACCGGCGTCTATCTCTCGATCATCACCCAGGCGCTGACCTATGCGCTGCTCCTCGCCTTCTTTCGCAACGATATGGGCTTCGGCGGCAATAACGGCCTGACCGACTTCAAGGAAATCCTCGGCTACAGCGTCCAGGCGGATTCCACCCGGCTCGGCCTGTTCGTGGCGAGTTGCGCCGCGCTCGGGCTCGGCGTCGTCCTCGTCGGGGCGATCACCCGCTCCAAGCTCGGCAAGCTGATGCTGGCCGTGCGCGACGCGGAAAGCCGTACGCGCTTCCTTGGCTGGCGGGCAGAGCACGTGAAGCTCTTCGCCTTCACCGTCTCGGCGATGATGGCGGGCTTGGCCGGGGCGCTCTACGTGCCGCAGGTCGGCATCATCAATCCCGGCGAATTCGCGCCGGTGAACTCGATCGAGGTCGTCGTCTGGGCGGCCGTCGGCGGCCGCGGCACGCTGCTCGGCCCGGTCGTGGGCGCCCTCCTCGTCAATGCCGGCAAGAGCTATTTCACCGCCGCGGCGCCGGAATTCTGGCTGTTCGTGCTGGGTTCGCTGTTCGTTTTCGTCACGCTCTTCCTGCCGCGCGGCATCGTCGGCACCTTCGATGCGGGCTGGGGCAGCATGCGGGCGCGGCGCCTGTCGAAGAGCGCGGAGAAGGGCATCGGCGACAGCCGGGCCGCCACCATGGCCGGCGATGCGGCCCCGAGCGCGGCGGAGTGA
- the urtB gene encoding urea ABC transporter permease subunit UrtB codes for MAAAAFPGLASAQDAASAAPIISEFAGKNSFDETEATVRKLAATGDPAVALVLNALAAGELFYRADGSVVIARGRADPAGILDPYTGAPLGTAAVADLEKVRVKNSIRVVVADALGTLTLGSPDPERRRAAAMNLFTSATPEQVGVLDAAIAKEDVASVKVRLEQARAAAVIKSDRPVAEKLAAIDLIADRGDRQSLVVLGEIRAAEASELTVAATAAAEAIEQNIALWGYAQNVWYGMSLGSVLLLAAIGLAITFGVMGVINMAHGEMVMLGAYTTFVVQEAIRTHAPGLFDWSLPIALPLAFAVSASVGLVMERFLIRFLYGRPLETLLATFGVSLILQQGIRTIFGPTNREVGNPSWMSGAFDIGLMSVTWNRAWIIVFSAVIFFALLAALNRTAMGLQMRAVTQNRKMASAMGIRTPWVDAATFALGSGIAGIAGVALSQIDNVSPDLGQGYIIDSFMVVVFGGVGNLWGTLVGAMSLGIVNKLLEPYAGAVLGKIVVLVLIILFIQKRPRGLFAQKGRFVEA; via the coding sequence ATGGCCGCGGCCGCCTTTCCGGGTCTGGCCTCTGCCCAGGATGCGGCGAGCGCCGCCCCGATCATCTCGGAATTTGCCGGCAAGAATAGTTTCGACGAAACCGAGGCGACGGTGCGCAAGCTTGCGGCGACAGGCGATCCTGCCGTCGCCCTCGTCCTGAATGCGCTTGCTGCGGGCGAACTCTTCTATCGCGCCGACGGCAGTGTCGTGATCGCCCGCGGCAGGGCCGATCCGGCCGGGATTCTCGACCCCTATACCGGCGCGCCCCTCGGCACCGCAGCCGTCGCCGACCTTGAGAAGGTCCGCGTGAAGAATTCGATCCGCGTCGTCGTCGCCGACGCACTGGGAACGCTCACCCTCGGCTCGCCCGATCCCGAGCGCCGCCGCGCCGCCGCGATGAACCTGTTCACCTCGGCGACGCCCGAGCAGGTCGGCGTGCTCGACGCGGCCATCGCCAAGGAGGACGTCGCCAGCGTCAAGGTCAGGCTGGAGCAGGCGCGCGCCGCCGCCGTGATCAAGTCCGACCGGCCGGTGGCCGAAAAGCTCGCGGCCATCGACCTGATCGCTGACCGCGGCGACCGCCAGTCGCTGGTGGTGCTGGGCGAGATCCGCGCCGCCGAAGCTTCCGAGCTGACAGTTGCGGCCACCGCCGCCGCCGAGGCGATCGAGCAGAACATCGCGCTATGGGGCTATGCCCAGAACGTCTGGTACGGAATGTCGCTCGGCTCGGTGCTGCTCTTGGCCGCCATCGGCCTTGCCATCACCTTCGGCGTCATGGGCGTCATCAACATGGCGCATGGCGAGATGGTGATGCTCGGCGCCTACACCACCTTCGTCGTCCAGGAGGCGATCCGGACCCATGCGCCCGGACTTTTCGACTGGTCGCTGCCGATCGCGCTGCCGCTGGCCTTCGCCGTCTCCGCCTCGGTGGGTCTCGTCATGGAGCGCTTCCTCATCCGCTTTCTCTACGGGCGGCCGCTGGAGACCTTGCTTGCGACCTTCGGCGTGTCGCTGATCCTGCAGCAGGGCATCCGGACGATTTTCGGCCCGACCAACCGCGAGGTCGGCAATCCCTCCTGGATGTCCGGCGCATTCGACATCGGGCTGATGTCCGTGACCTGGAACCGCGCCTGGATCATCGTCTTCTCCGCCGTGATCTTCTTTGCGCTCCTCGCCGCGCTGAACCGCACGGCGATGGGCCTGCAGATGCGCGCCGTCACCCAGAACCGCAAGATGGCCTCGGCCATGGGCATCCGCACTCCCTGGGTCGACGCGGCGACCTTCGCGCTCGGCTCGGGCATTGCGGGCATTGCCGGCGTCGCGCTCAGCCAGATCGACAACGTCTCGCCCGATCTCGGTCAGGGCTACATCATCGACAGTTTCATGGTCGTCGTCTTCGGCGGCGTCGGCAATCTCTGGGGCACGCTGGTCGGAGCGATGTCGCTCGGGATCGTCAACAAGCTGCTGGAGCCCTATGCCGGCGCGGTACTCGGCAAGATCGTCGTGCTCGTCCTCATCATCCTCTTCATCCAGAAACGACCGCGTGGCCTGTTCGCCCAGAAGGGGAGGTTCGTGGAGGCATGA
- the urtA gene encoding urea ABC transporter substrate-binding protein — protein MAQDTDTIKVGVLHSLSGTMAISETTLKDVMLMLIEEQNAKGGLLGKKLEPVVVDPASDWPLFAEKMRDLVSAQKVAAVFCCWTSVSRKSILPVAEELDTVVFYPVQYEGEESSKNIFYTGAAPNQQAIPAVDYMMEEGVKRWVLEGTDYVYPRTTNKILEAYLLSKGVPAEDIKVNYTPFGFSDWQTEVSAIKEFGAAGKKTGVVSTVNGDANVPFYKELANQGITAEDIPVMAFSVGEEELAGIDTAPLVGHLAAWNYFQSVDTPENAAFIKAWHAYIKNDKRVTNDPMEAHFIGFNMWVKAVEKAGTTDPAKVIDAMVGIEVPNLTGGMAVMGKNHHITKPTLIGEIQADGQFEVVKEIPAVEGDAWSDYLPESKPLVADWTDPIRCGNYNSETKTCGGTVTAN, from the coding sequence ATGGCGCAGGACACCGATACGATCAAGGTCGGCGTGCTGCACTCTCTCTCCGGCACGATGGCGATCTCCGAGACGACCCTCAAGGACGTCATGCTGATGCTCATCGAGGAGCAGAACGCCAAGGGTGGCCTCCTCGGCAAGAAGCTCGAGCCCGTGGTGGTCGATCCCGCCTCCGACTGGCCGCTGTTCGCCGAGAAGATGCGCGACCTCGTCTCGGCCCAGAAGGTCGCCGCCGTGTTCTGCTGCTGGACCTCGGTCTCGCGCAAGTCGATCCTGCCGGTGGCCGAGGAACTCGACACCGTCGTCTTCTACCCCGTGCAGTACGAGGGTGAGGAATCGTCCAAGAACATCTTCTACACAGGCGCCGCCCCGAACCAGCAGGCGATCCCGGCCGTCGACTACATGATGGAGGAGGGCGTCAAGCGCTGGGTGCTGGAAGGCACCGACTACGTCTATCCCCGCACGACCAACAAGATCCTCGAAGCCTACCTCCTGTCCAAGGGTGTTCCGGCCGAGGACATCAAGGTCAACTACACGCCGTTCGGTTTCAGTGACTGGCAGACCGAGGTTTCCGCGATCAAGGAATTCGGCGCGGCCGGCAAGAAGACGGGCGTCGTCTCGACCGTCAATGGCGACGCCAACGTGCCGTTCTACAAGGAACTCGCCAACCAGGGCATCACCGCCGAAGACATCCCCGTGATGGCCTTTTCGGTCGGCGAGGAAGAGCTCGCCGGCATCGACACCGCGCCGCTGGTCGGCCATCTCGCCGCCTGGAACTACTTCCAGTCGGTCGACACGCCCGAGAATGCCGCCTTCATCAAGGCCTGGCACGCCTACATCAAGAACGACAAGCGCGTGACCAACGACCCGATGGAGGCCCATTTCATCGGCTTCAACATGTGGGTGAAGGCGGTCGAGAAGGCCGGCACCACCGATCCGGCCAAGGTCATCGACGCCATGGTCGGCATCGAGGTCCCGAACCTCACCGGCGGCATGGCGGTGATGGGCAAGAACCATCACATCACCAAGCCGACGCTGATCGGCGAAATTCAGGCCGACGGCCAGTTCGAGGTCGTCAAGGAAATCCCGGCCGTCGAGGGCGATGCCTGGTCGGACTACCTGCCGGAATCGAAGCCGCTGGTGGCCGACTGGACCGACCCGATCCGCTGCGGCAACTACAACAGCGAGACCAAGACCTGCGGCGGTACCGTCACGGCGAACTAG
- a CDS encoding formylmethanofuran dehydrogenase subunit C: MSGLTFTLRGEPNQRLDLSRLTARHLAGLGEREIGAIAIGTSRERLTVGDAFAIGFGDLETITFTGGSERFDRIGEGLDGGAIRVDGAVGQQVGRSMVSGTITVTGAAGPFAGSGMLGGTLTIEGDAGDDLGGPLAGETTGLRGGTIQVLGSAGARAGDRMRRGTILVQGDAGDHAGSRMIAGTLVVGGRAGRYPGMLMKRGTLVLAGGASAIGPTFLDNGPADLIILRLMARAFAVPPFASGLFDGGSMRRLGGDTAMLGLGEIFLPLS, encoded by the coding sequence ATGAGCGGTCTGACCTTCACGCTGCGCGGCGAGCCGAACCAGCGCCTCGACTTGTCCCGCCTGACCGCGCGCCACCTTGCCGGCCTCGGCGAGCGGGAGATCGGCGCCATCGCGATCGGCACCAGCCGCGAGAGGCTGACCGTCGGCGACGCCTTCGCCATCGGTTTCGGCGATCTCGAGACCATCACCTTCACCGGCGGCTCCGAGCGCTTCGACCGGATTGGCGAGGGCCTCGACGGAGGCGCTATCCGCGTCGACGGCGCGGTCGGGCAGCAGGTCGGCCGGTCGATGGTGTCCGGAACGATCACGGTGACGGGCGCGGCAGGTCCCTTCGCAGGTTCGGGCATGCTGGGCGGGACGCTGACGATCGAAGGCGACGCGGGCGACGATCTCGGCGGACCGCTGGCCGGCGAGACGACAGGCCTTCGCGGCGGCACGATCCAGGTCCTCGGCTCGGCCGGCGCGCGCGCCGGGGATCGGATGCGGCGTGGCACGATTTTGGTCCAGGGCGATGCCGGCGATCACGCGGGGTCGCGCATGATTGCCGGGACGCTCGTGGTCGGCGGCCGGGCCGGACGCTATCCCGGCATGCTGATGAAGCGGGGCACGCTGGTGCTCGCCGGCGGCGCGTCCGCGATCGGACCGACTTTTCTCGACAATGGCCCCGCCGATCTCATCATCCTAAGGCTGATGGCCCGCGCCTTCGCTGTGCCGCCCTTCGCGTCGGGACTCTTCGATGGCGGTTCCATGCGGCGCCTTGGCGGCGACACCGCCATGCTCGGCCTCGGGGAGATTTTTCTACCGCTTTCCTGA